One Capsicum annuum cultivar UCD-10X-F1 chromosome 2, UCD10Xv1.1, whole genome shotgun sequence genomic window carries:
- the LOC107860192 gene encoding 60S ribosomal protein L26-1 codes for MKYNPRVSSSRRKSRKAHFTAPSSVRRVLMSAPLSSELRTKHNVRSMPVRKDDEVQVVRGTYKGREGKVVQVYRKKWVIHIERITREKVNGSTVNVGIHPSKVVISKLRLDKDRKSLIDRKAKGRAAADKDKGTKFTAEDIMQTVD; via the coding sequence ATGAAGTACAACCCACGCGTCTCTTCCTCCCGACGCAAGAGCAGGAAGGCCCATTTCACGGCGCCGTCAAGCGTCCGCCGCGTGTTGATGAGCGCTCCTTTATCCTCCGAGTTACGTACTAAGCACAACGTCAGATCCATGCCGGTGAGGAAAGACGACGAAGTTCAGGTTGTTCGTGGGACCTACAAAGGACGTGAGGGTAAAGTTGTCCAAGTTTACCGTAAGAAGTGGGTGATTCACATTGAGAGGATTACTAGAGAGAAGGTTAACGGATCTACTGTTAACGTTGGGATTCATCCATCCAAGGTAGTTATCTCCAAACTCAGGCTTGATAAGGATCGTAAGTCGCTTATCGATCGTAAGGCTAAGGGTCGTGCTGCTGCTGATAAGGATAAGGGTACAAAGTTCACTGCTGAAGATATCATGCAGACTGTTGATTAA